One window of Agrobacterium tumefaciens genomic DNA carries:
- a CDS encoding acyl-CoA/acyl-ACP dehydrogenase has product MGTYSLDTKLEAGQHLLDEVLLHTFQSRAADYDRENRFFFEDLADLKAVGYLQAALPVEFGGRGLTLSQVLAEQARLSYHAPATALAINMHLYWIGTAAYLWRRGDHSTDWILEEAAAGRIFAAGHGEPGNDLGLAGSNVVAEPLADGGYRFHGRKIFTSLSPVWDWLGIHALDASDPATPKIVHAFIRRQDPGHHTRETWDSHGVRATRSDDTILEGVIAAKPYVTRVLPAGPPNDPFVDGIIASAVLPIGAVYYGIANRAFDIAVETAKSRVSPALSGRTYAHHPQTQVEIAKASIELDSIWAFLSRVAAEWTEGVDHGLLWPTKLLGAKQHAVDGALRIVDRASKVAGASSLLRRNELERLTRDVRSGPFHPPNSDATHDLIGQIHLGVFPPAAQAAE; this is encoded by the coding sequence ATGGGCACTTATTCCCTTGATACAAAATTGGAGGCAGGCCAACATCTCCTTGATGAAGTCTTGCTTCACACTTTTCAAAGTCGCGCTGCGGATTATGACCGGGAAAACCGCTTCTTTTTTGAGGATCTCGCCGATCTCAAAGCAGTCGGGTACCTACAGGCAGCACTGCCGGTGGAATTCGGGGGCCGGGGGCTGACCCTGTCACAGGTACTGGCCGAACAGGCGCGGCTTTCTTATCATGCACCCGCCACGGCACTGGCAATCAACATGCACCTCTATTGGATCGGTACTGCTGCTTATCTCTGGCGCCGTGGCGATCACTCAACCGACTGGATCCTCGAAGAGGCGGCAGCGGGTCGGATCTTTGCAGCCGGCCATGGCGAGCCAGGCAACGATCTTGGCCTCGCAGGCTCCAACGTGGTGGCCGAACCACTCGCCGACGGTGGCTACCGCTTTCACGGACGGAAGATTTTTACCTCTCTTTCACCCGTCTGGGACTGGCTCGGAATCCATGCACTCGATGCAAGCGATCCAGCCACACCAAAAATTGTCCATGCTTTTATTCGCCGGCAGGATCCCGGGCACCACACACGAGAAACCTGGGATTCGCATGGCGTGCGCGCGACGCGGAGTGATGATACAATCCTGGAGGGAGTGATCGCGGCAAAACCTTATGTAACGCGCGTGCTTCCAGCCGGCCCGCCGAACGATCCTTTTGTTGACGGCATCATTGCTTCGGCTGTTCTTCCGATCGGTGCTGTGTACTACGGCATTGCCAATCGCGCGTTCGACATCGCGGTGGAAACGGCTAAATCCCGCGTTTCTCCGGCACTCTCCGGTCGGACCTATGCCCATCATCCGCAAACACAGGTCGAAATCGCCAAGGCTTCTATAGAACTCGATAGTATTTGGGCTTTTCTCAGCCGCGTAGCGGCGGAATGGACCGAGGGCGTGGATCACGGGCTACTCTGGCCAACCAAATTGCTTGGCGCCAAACAGCACGCTGTCGATGGGGCACTCCGGATCGTTGATCGCGCCAGCAAGGTTGCCGGCGCTAGCTCGTTGCTCCGTCGAAACGAACTGGAGCGGCTGACGCGCGACGTCCGTTCCGGCCCCTTCCATCCGCCGAACAGCGACGCGACCCACGACCTCATTGGCCAGATCCATCTCGGCGTCTTTCCTCCGGCAGCGCAAGCCGCCGAATGA
- a CDS encoding peroxidase-related enzyme (This protein belongs to a clade of uncharacterized proteins related to peroxidases such as the alkylhydroperoxidase AhpD.) codes for MTTIDGLARSQRISRLRIPDESELPEDIQALVDRHHHENWVRALSLNPDTARRFTGHFEHLFAATGRRLPLQDRELIAVVVSATNGCGVCEIHHTRAFGDLLNDPGFARRVALDYHLADLSKRQRALADLAVKVTLSPKTISQADFEKLRDLELSDEELLEAVETASWFNHTNRVTISLGILPDDKFFS; via the coding sequence ATGACAACGATCGACGGGCTGGCTCGGAGCCAGCGGATTTCCCGTTTGCGCATTCCGGACGAATCCGAACTGCCTGAAGATATTCAGGCTTTAGTTGATCGTCACCACCATGAGAACTGGGTTCGGGCGCTTTCGCTCAATCCTGACACAGCTCGCCGCTTCACCGGTCATTTCGAGCATCTGTTCGCGGCGACGGGCAGGCGGTTGCCGCTACAGGATCGCGAGTTAATCGCCGTGGTTGTCTCAGCGACGAACGGATGTGGCGTTTGCGAGATTCATCACACGCGCGCCTTTGGCGACCTGCTCAATGATCCGGGTTTTGCTCGTCGGGTCGCGCTCGACTACCATCTCGCCGACTTGTCAAAGCGACAGCGGGCTTTAGCTGATTTGGCGGTCAAGGTGACTCTAAGCCCCAAAACTATCTCGCAAGCCGACTTCGAGAAGCTCAGGGATCTTGAGCTTTCCGATGAAGAATTATTGGAGGCTGTTGAAACAGCTTCCTGGTTCAATCACACCAACAGGGTCACTATATCTTTGGGGATCCTTCCGGATGATAAATTCTTCTCATAA
- a CDS encoding ABC transporter permease, with protein sequence MLRLEEIPMIPKQISEIEVPQATGKIETWKARVATAIVSREHRATWLPASALLILIGYFAFQQPAFLSPLNLTVMGAQAGPLLLISLGATFIVLMGSIDLSVAAVAALASAISAVLLQKFGTGYTTALLAVLGFGIAAGLLNSVLSTVLRLPSFIATLASSSIFTGIMLHVLDGTALFVNDDDFSMLANGQIIPRVPNVLLLSLLLWLVLSLTTSHTRFGRYIVAIGAGERVAKLSGIAINRYKTYAFVLSSTLAAIGGFFLLSRLGSATPSIGDGYLLDTVAAIVVGGTALTGGVGGAQRTLLGVALITILSNGLNVSGVSTFTQEIVKGVVIVIAVLTTIDRVSLQDIVK encoded by the coding sequence TTGTTGCGCCTTGAAGAGATTCCTATGATCCCGAAGCAGATTAGTGAAATTGAAGTTCCGCAGGCAACGGGCAAAATAGAAACCTGGAAGGCGCGTGTTGCAACGGCCATCGTTTCGCGCGAACACCGGGCGACCTGGCTGCCAGCATCGGCGCTTCTCATTCTTATTGGCTACTTCGCTTTCCAGCAGCCCGCATTCTTGTCGCCGCTCAACCTGACGGTCATGGGAGCCCAGGCCGGGCCACTGCTCTTGATCTCGCTCGGCGCGACCTTCATCGTGCTAATGGGCAGCATCGACCTCTCCGTTGCTGCTGTCGCAGCGCTCGCCTCCGCGATCAGCGCCGTTCTCCTGCAGAAATTTGGCACGGGTTACACAACGGCCCTCCTCGCCGTGCTCGGTTTCGGCATCGCTGCCGGCCTGCTCAATTCCGTTCTTTCGACAGTCCTGCGGCTGCCGTCGTTCATTGCAACTCTTGCGTCCAGTTCCATCTTTACGGGCATCATGCTGCACGTGCTTGATGGCACTGCCCTGTTCGTCAACGACGACGACTTTTCGATGCTCGCCAACGGGCAGATAATCCCGCGGGTGCCCAACGTCCTTCTCCTTTCGCTGCTGCTTTGGCTCGTGCTGAGCCTGACAACGTCCCATACCCGGTTCGGCCGGTACATCGTCGCGATAGGGGCTGGCGAGCGTGTCGCGAAACTGAGCGGCATCGCTATCAACCGCTACAAGACCTATGCGTTTGTGCTTTCAAGCACACTCGCTGCGATCGGTGGGTTCTTTCTGTTGTCGCGTTTGGGTTCCGCTACCCCCTCAATCGGGGACGGGTATCTTCTCGACACAGTCGCTGCAATCGTCGTTGGCGGCACGGCACTTACAGGCGGGGTCGGCGGCGCACAGCGCACCCTGCTCGGGGTCGCGCTTATCACTATCCTGAGCAACGGCCTGAACGTTTCTGGCGTCAGCACGTTCACCCAGGAAATCGTCAAGGGCGTTGTTATTGTGATTGCCGTGCTCACGACGATCGACCGCGTCAGCCTTCAAGACATCGTGAAATGA